A region of Catenibacterium mitsuokai DNA encodes the following proteins:
- a CDS encoding phage scaffolding protein — translation MDFLKDILGTELFEQVANAVNAYNGNEANKDKQIKIANLASGKYVDKGKYTALEELLNKKDTDLTDAQKLIEGLKESAGKGEDMAAKITEFETTIRNQQEELKKAKTESALKIELLSAGAKADDIDYLLFKLGNDSDFKAELDENGKLKGIDEKMKNLKTIYPNQFEAETSKKIDENNLPGGKTDDTPEPTTLTGAIRNRYENKE, via the coding sequence ATGGATTTTCTTAAAGATATTCTAGGCACTGAATTATTTGAACAGGTGGCTAATGCAGTAAATGCATATAACGGCAATGAAGCGAATAAGGATAAACAGATTAAGATTGCAAATCTAGCAAGTGGTAAATACGTTGATAAAGGCAAATATACGGCTCTTGAGGAATTATTAAATAAGAAAGATACCGATTTAACGGACGCTCAGAAACTTATTGAAGGTCTAAAAGAATCGGCCGGAAAAGGCGAAGATATGGCTGCTAAGATTACAGAATTTGAGACAACTATCAGAAATCAGCAGGAAGAACTAAAAAAAGCAAAGACAGAGTCAGCATTAAAGATTGAACTTCTTTCAGCTGGTGCCAAGGCTGACGACATTGATTATTTACTTTTTAAATTAGGTAATGACAGTGATTTTAAGGCTGAACTTGACGAAAACGGCAAGTTAAAAGGCATTGATGAAAAAATGAAGAATTTAAAGACTATTTATCCTAATCAGTTCGAAGCCGAAACATCTAAGAAAATTGATGAAAATAACTTACCAGGTGGCAAAACCGACGATACTCCTGAACCAACCACATTGACAGGAGCAATCAGAAACAGATATGAAAATAAAGAATAA
- a CDS encoding phage minor head protein, translated as MNKRQLEVEKAKLREEKKLLKELKKIYEDAAKEVEQKIRISNGKIDLLLSVFDELDEKQKSLLQSQIYQKKFQENLKKQLDELIGNLNADSYDSITRYLTDSYYTGYIGTMYDIQGQGIPLITPINEKQVTRAMTLNTKLSVPLYTRMGIDVGVLKKQIAKHISRGIATSSSYAHIARNIDGASNIGFNKAMRIARTEGHRIQVLSANDAQHAAKAKGCEVVKQWDATLDGRTRPMHRLLDGKLAEIDEPFVVDDMEVMYPGGFGIASQDVNCRCALLQRARWALDADELKTLKERAEYYGLDKSDDFRDFREKYLMTSNRLKSSNDDGNINIEIDGFAPCLIECKTGRVVNTTVKEMKRSELKGYNKTSGWVINWTKVPHDQIIKAIFAEGNEEIQGLIAYKPVHENLTIKIHWIVANPKSNGHLTKDKEYKGIGAHLFAIAAKASFDEGYDGYVESKAANSKLLNYYISKIGAKYVGGYDFYLDTAAAKELLAKCNWRDE; from the coding sequence ATGAATAAGAGACAGCTAGAAGTTGAAAAAGCCAAACTGCGAGAAGAGAAGAAGCTTCTGAAGGAATTAAAAAAGATATATGAAGATGCAGCTAAAGAAGTAGAACAGAAAATAAGGATTTCAAACGGTAAGATTGATTTACTCCTTTCTGTATTTGATGAATTAGATGAAAAGCAGAAATCATTGCTTCAATCTCAGATATATCAGAAGAAGTTTCAAGAAAATCTCAAAAAGCAGTTAGATGAACTGATTGGGAATTTAAACGCTGATTCTTATGACAGTATTACAAGATATCTAACAGATTCCTATTACACAGGATATATCGGAACTATGTATGATATTCAAGGCCAAGGCATACCGCTAATTACTCCTATCAATGAGAAGCAAGTCACAAGGGCTATGACATTAAATACTAAATTGAGTGTACCACTGTATACTAGAATGGGTATTGATGTTGGAGTCCTCAAAAAGCAGATTGCAAAGCATATCTCAAGAGGTATAGCCACATCTTCGTCTTATGCACACATTGCTAGAAACATAGATGGAGCATCTAATATTGGTTTTAATAAAGCAATGAGGATTGCTAGAACCGAAGGGCATAGAATACAGGTTCTTAGCGCTAATGATGCGCAGCATGCAGCAAAAGCCAAAGGTTGTGAAGTAGTCAAGCAGTGGGATGCTACACTAGATGGAAGAACTAGACCAATGCACAGGCTTCTTGATGGGAAGCTTGCAGAAATAGACGAGCCTTTTGTGGTAGATGATATGGAAGTTATGTATCCTGGAGGCTTTGGGATTGCATCACAGGATGTAAACTGCAGATGTGCGCTCCTTCAGCGTGCTAGATGGGCTTTAGATGCTGACGAACTCAAGACACTGAAAGAAAGAGCCGAATATTATGGGCTTGATAAGAGCGATGATTTTCGAGACTTTAGAGAAAAATACTTGATGACATCGAACAGATTGAAAAGCTCAAATGATGATGGTAATATAAACATAGAAATAGATGGGTTCGCGCCTTGCCTTATTGAATGCAAAACAGGCAGAGTGGTTAATACTACTGTGAAAGAAATGAAACGAAGTGAATTAAAAGGATATAATAAGACAAGCGGATGGGTCATTAATTGGACTAAGGTTCCACATGATCAGATCATAAAAGCTATATTCGCAGAAGGTAACGAGGAAATACAAGGGCTTATAGCGTATAAACCTGTGCATGAAAATTTAACTATAAAGATTCATTGGATAGTCGCCAATCCTAAAAGTAACGGCCATTTAACGAAAGATAAAGAGTATAAAGGAATCGGTGCCCATTTATTTGCTATTGCAGCAAAGGCCTCGTTTGATGAGGGTTATGATGGTTATGTTGAAAGCAAGGCTGCAAATAGTAAATTACTAAATTATTATATTAGTAAAATAGGTGCAAAATATGTAGGTGGTTATGATTTTTATTTAGATACCGCAGCAGCAAAAGAGTTATTAGCAAAGTGCAATTGGAGGGATGAATGA
- a CDS encoding phage portal protein produces the protein MLTEEEILKFINDDKTSKKKRLARVGERYYESEHDILDYRMFYYNQDGVLVEDTTRSNVKKCHGFFGELVDQEVQYILSGKDGIVHSDDTKLQKELNKYFNRKFKNALSEVITGAITKGFEYMYAYVNKKGRLTFERADSLGVIEVRERETDDGCAYVIYWYIDKLTKDNKAIKRIQVWDENQTYYYVQEENGRLLLDDSERINPRPHVIYTKDGDDTIYYENFGYIPFFRLDNNKKQHSGVKAIKSLIDDYDMMSCGLSNNLADFDNPIYIVKGFEGNDFEELQTNLKTKKMMGVPEGGGLEVHTVEVPYQARVANMDKDEENIYRFGMGFNSAQVGDGNVTNVVIKSRYALLDLKCNKLQARLEEFLDNILEVVLKEINKNNKTDYDIDDVYYSFEKEIITNESDNAQIELLKAQKRQTEINTILSLAEEIDNETIVKLICEQMDIDYEEIKDKLPKPKEAYEQVDDVTDTLNNTVPDE, from the coding sequence ATGCTGACAGAAGAAGAAATCTTGAAGTTTATCAATGATGATAAGACATCAAAAAAGAAGCGACTCGCAAGAGTCGGAGAACGCTATTATGAGTCTGAACACGATATCTTAGATTATAGAATGTTCTACTATAATCAGGACGGTGTTTTAGTCGAAGATACAACTAGATCCAATGTTAAGAAGTGTCACGGCTTCTTTGGTGAATTGGTGGACCAGGAAGTACAGTATATCTTGAGCGGAAAAGACGGCATAGTTCACTCAGATGACACTAAGCTTCAGAAAGAGTTGAATAAGTATTTCAATAGAAAATTCAAAAACGCTCTTAGTGAAGTGATTACTGGTGCTATCACGAAAGGCTTTGAATATATGTATGCCTACGTAAACAAGAAAGGCAGATTAACATTCGAGCGTGCTGATTCTCTAGGAGTTATTGAAGTCAGAGAAAGAGAGACTGATGATGGATGCGCATATGTCATTTATTGGTACATTGATAAACTGACCAAAGATAACAAAGCAATTAAACGTATTCAGGTATGGGATGAAAATCAGACATATTACTATGTTCAGGAAGAAAACGGAAGACTTCTTTTAGATGATTCAGAACGAATTAATCCAAGGCCACACGTAATCTACACCAAAGATGGTGATGATACTATCTATTATGAAAATTTTGGCTATATTCCGTTTTTTAGATTAGATAACAACAAGAAGCAGCATTCAGGAGTCAAGGCTATTAAGTCGTTGATTGATGATTATGACATGATGTCATGTGGTTTATCGAATAACTTAGCCGACTTTGACAATCCAATTTATATAGTGAAGGGCTTTGAAGGGAATGACTTTGAAGAATTACAAACTAATCTGAAAACAAAGAAGATGATGGGAGTTCCAGAAGGTGGAGGGCTTGAAGTTCATACTGTTGAAGTACCTTATCAAGCGAGAGTTGCGAACATGGATAAGGATGAAGAAAATATCTATCGCTTTGGCATGGGCTTTAATTCCGCACAGGTAGGTGACGGCAATGTTACAAACGTAGTAATCAAATCAAGATACGCTCTTCTAGATCTTAAGTGTAATAAGCTGCAGGCAAGGCTTGAGGAGTTCCTAGATAACATCCTTGAGGTTGTTCTAAAGGAAATCAACAAGAACAATAAGACCGATTATGATATCGATGATGTTTATTATAGTTTCGAAAAAGAAATCATAACAAATGAATCAGACAATGCACAGATTGAATTATTAAAGGCTCAGAAGAGACAGACTGAAATTAATACTATTCTTTCACTTGCTGAAGAAATTGATAACGAGACTATTGTTAAATTGATTTGTGAACAGATGGACATCGATTACGAAGAAATCAAAGATAAACTCCCAAAGCCAAAAGAAGCGTATGAGCAAGTAGATGATGTGACCGATACGTTAAACAATACGGTGCCAGATGAATAA
- a CDS encoding PBSX family phage terminase large subunit: MNKIRVSLKSTIGPAFYEVHKHVKNNDYTHYWLKGGRGSLKSSFIGVEIPLGIMRDAQRGVMSNAVIMRRVKDTLRDSVYEQIKWGIYKLGAQDDWLIPESKLKMTYMPTGQQIIFKGADEPKKMKSTKVHIGYVKYVWYEECDEFETYDKITNINQSLLRGGHEYCVFYSFNPPESQRNWCNRQVLVKRDDTYVSHTTYLQAPPEWLGEQFLIEAEHTKKTNIEKYNHDYLGEVTGTGSEVFTNLDIREITKEEIDVFDRLKFGLDFGYAGDPLAFIKANYDKTRRRLFIFDEVYGTRLSNADAVKLIKEINPLNNQVTADSAEPRTINEFKLLGLRITGAKKGPDSVKNGIKFLQDLESIIIDPVRCPNAYREFNEYEIEKDKDGNLRGDFPDKNNHTIDAVRYAMEYEILQKKWTL, translated from the coding sequence ATGAATAAGATTAGGGTTAGTTTAAAGTCTACTATCGGTCCGGCTTTCTACGAAGTTCATAAGCATGTAAAAAACAATGACTACACGCATTATTGGTTAAAAGGTGGCCGTGGTTCTTTAAAGTCCTCTTTTATAGGTGTTGAGATACCTTTAGGCATTATGAGAGATGCACAGCGAGGTGTAATGAGCAATGCAGTCATTATGAGACGAGTAAAAGATACGCTCAGAGATTCAGTATATGAACAGATTAAGTGGGGCATCTATAAGTTAGGTGCTCAAGATGATTGGTTAATACCTGAGTCTAAATTAAAAATGACTTACATGCCGACAGGTCAGCAGATAATATTCAAGGGTGCCGATGAACCTAAAAAAATGAAGTCAACAAAGGTCCATATAGGTTATGTTAAATATGTCTGGTATGAAGAATGCGACGAGTTCGAAACATACGATAAGATAACCAATATCAATCAGTCACTTCTTCGTGGTGGACATGAGTATTGTGTCTTTTATTCTTTCAACCCTCCTGAATCACAGAGAAATTGGTGCAACAGGCAAGTTCTAGTTAAGAGGGATGATACATATGTCTCCCATACAACTTACTTACAGGCGCCTCCTGAATGGCTTGGAGAACAGTTCTTGATTGAAGCAGAGCATACTAAGAAAACAAATATTGAAAAATACAATCATGACTACTTAGGCGAAGTAACTGGTACAGGTAGTGAGGTTTTCACAAACCTTGATATTAGAGAAATCACAAAAGAAGAAATTGATGTATTTGATAGATTAAAATTCGGACTAGACTTTGGTTATGCTGGTGACCCTTTGGCCTTTATCAAAGCTAACTATGATAAGACACGCAGACGTCTTTTTATTTTTGATGAAGTATATGGCACTAGGCTGTCAAATGCTGATGCCGTCAAACTTATCAAAGAGATTAACCCACTTAACAATCAGGTCACTGCCGATTCAGCTGAACCAAGAACTATAAACGAATTCAAACTGTTAGGATTAAGAATAACAGGCGCCAAGAAAGGCCCTGACAGTGTAAAAAACGGTATTAAGTTCTTACAGGACTTAGAATCAATCATCATAGATCCTGTTAGATGTCCTAATGCTTACAGGGAATTTAATGAATATGAGATTGAAAAAGATAAGGACGGCAACCTCAGAGGCGACTTTCCTGATAAGAATAACCACACTATAGATGCGGTTAGATATGCCATGGAGTACGAAATACTTCAGAAAAAGTGGACTTTGTAA
- a CDS encoding terminase small subunit, with amino-acid sequence MTEKQRLFADEYLKDLNGTRAYKTIYTTIKNDNVAAVRANTLLKQKDISDYISKRLEEIHNENTADIQEVMEYLTSVLRGESASAVLMMSGNGMQKVTEKPPDEKERLKAAELLGKRFGMFKDNVDVTSNGKTVIVDDIDE; translated from the coding sequence ATGACAGAAAAACAGAGACTGTTTGCAGATGAGTATCTGAAAGATCTAAATGGTACGCGTGCCTATAAAACGATATACACTACTATCAAGAATGATAATGTTGCAGCAGTAAGAGCAAATACACTTCTTAAGCAGAAAGATATTTCTGATTATATAAGCAAAAGACTTGAAGAGATTCACAATGAGAACACGGCTGACATCCAGGAAGTGATGGAGTATCTTACATCAGTCCTAAGAGGAGAATCAGCCTCAGCGGTATTGATGATGAGTGGCAATGGTATGCAGAAGGTCACTGAGAAGCCTCCGGATGAGAAGGAAAGGCTTAAAGCTGCAGAGCTTCTTGGAAAGAGATTCGGCATGTTCAAAGACAATGTAGATGTTACATCAAACGGCAAGACAGTGATTGTGGATGATATAGATGAATAA
- a CDS encoding DUF1492 domain-containing protein, translating to MTTEETKQYLKNYKNMMHRIEYIDNKLINVKSIPYDDSSVGSYAEPKTNNDYIMMKDKYLKEMSSIRASVESIEDMTLRDVLFYRYIECLEIYDIADIMDCSNTSVFAYLRDAIKELSIILD from the coding sequence ATGACTACAGAAGAAACTAAACAGTATTTGAAAAACTACAAGAACATGATGCATAGAATAGAATATATTGATAACAAGCTAATCAATGTTAAATCAATACCTTATGATGATTCTTCAGTAGGATCATACGCAGAGCCAAAAACAAATAATGATTACATCATGATGAAGGATAAGTATCTTAAAGAAATGAGCAGTATAAGAGCATCAGTTGAAAGCATAGAAGATATGACTCTAAGAGATGTGTTGTTCTATCGATACATAGAATGTTTAGAGATATATGACATTGCTGATATCATGGATTGTTCTAATACATCTGTATTTGCTTATCTGCGTGATGCGATTAAAGAACTTTCAATTATTCTTGATTAA
- a CDS encoding MazG nucleotide pyrophosphohydrolase domain-containing protein — MFKEIGRVVELLKYPQSIILGLDKVAHINSDDLTLTITSEECAELIQSITKVKRYGFHDKYEENLHEEVADVLICIAELVCLGYLDIDKVRDYQKLKINREIERAIQKEEELRKETEKHGTCE, encoded by the coding sequence ATGTTTAAAGAAATCGGAAGAGTAGTGGAATTATTAAAATATCCACAAAGCATAATTTTAGGATTGGATAAGGTGGCACATATTAATAGTGATGATCTAACTCTCACTATTACATCAGAAGAGTGTGCTGAACTAATCCAATCTATTACAAAAGTAAAAAGATATGGATTTCATGATAAATATGAAGAAAATTTGCACGAAGAAGTGGCTGATGTGCTTATCTGTATTGCTGAGTTAGTATGTTTAGGCTACTTGGATATTGATAAAGTCAGAGATTACCAAAAGTTAAAAATCAATAGAGAAATAGAAAGGGCAATCCAGAAAGAGGAAGAACTGAGAAAGGAGACAGAAAAGCATGGAACTTGTGAGTAG
- a CDS encoding RusA family crossover junction endodeoxyribonuclease translates to MQFFIKMIPPTITAQEHRIGRYGVYKSPEQKQAYIKLRDAIAPYTPSVPIDHACQLIVKWCFPLNRSHKVDGEYKYTKPDTDNLNKMLKDILEELGFYTNDSRVASEVIEKFWSTVPGIYISLEEL, encoded by the coding sequence ATGCAGTTTTTTATAAAGATGATTCCTCCAACAATTACAGCGCAGGAACATAGAATCGGAAGGTATGGAGTATATAAAAGTCCTGAACAGAAACAGGCATACATTAAGTTAAGAGATGCAATCGCACCTTACACTCCTAGTGTTCCGATTGATCACGCTTGCCAGTTGATTGTTAAATGGTGTTTCCCTTTAAACAGAAGTCATAAAGTGGACGGTGAATATAAGTATACAAAGCCTGATACTGATAATTTAAATAAGATGTTAAAAGACATCTTAGAAGAGTTAGGATTCTACACTAATGATTCAAGAGTGGCTTCTGAAGTAATTGAAAAATTTTGGAGCACCGTTCCAGGGATCTACATATCATTAGAGGAACTATGA
- a CDS encoding AAA family ATPase — MKQYNLLELLNYINPSELSYQEWTNVGMALKHEGYEASDWDSWSSQDSERYKRGECFTKWNSFNETAGDIVTGGTIFDYAKKGGFVPPKKIDPNEGVLDWDDEIGNIIDKDSIDSIELHEPSDSIWNPANELIRYLTTLFDTDEYVGFVVSSIENEKGKFIPGNRGNFRMTAGQIVEGLHSCNGDIGAVIGDYNQAAGAWIRFNPLNGEGVRNTDIASFKYALVESDSLDIGKQLSIIHQLELPVAAVVYSGSKSIHAIVKVDASDNKEYRERVSYLYKICDKNGLEVDSQNKNPSRLSRMPGCVRGEHKQFIIETNTGKETWSDWVEWVESMNDDLPDEENLADVLFNLPDYAEELIEGILRQGHKMLLVGPSKSGKSFSLIELCIAIAEGTKWMGRQCKQGDVLYINFELDRASCLHRFKDVYQTLGLTPNNANRIFIWNLRGKTPALDQLVPKLIRRAEKKKYIAVVVDPIYKVITGDENSASEMAKFCNQFDKIADALGASVIYAHHHSKGAQGGKKSMDRASGSGVFARDPDALLDMIELDMNKEVKEHFINEARVEAMHAVLDKYVPKWKTYIYQTKKTDDHDFEAMNDYCAEMLGFEQMNELQYLTDLKVDEAKHITALQISGTLREFATFDPINCFFKYPVHFLDNANLLKGCRPEGSKKKSKFEKMNETNKKKQDENIELFLNAFEQLNHDGQVTVKELAESGLMMGKTHSSIAHAIPRWIKNGSLEGFEYTKGIVTKA; from the coding sequence ATGAAACAATACAATCTATTAGAGTTACTTAACTATATCAACCCTTCGGAACTCTCTTATCAGGAATGGACTAATGTTGGGATGGCTCTTAAACATGAGGGCTATGAAGCGAGTGACTGGGATTCTTGGAGCTCTCAGGATTCAGAAAGATACAAAAGAGGAGAGTGCTTTACAAAATGGAATTCCTTTAACGAAACAGCAGGAGATATTGTCACAGGTGGAACAATCTTTGATTACGCCAAAAAAGGCGGCTTCGTTCCTCCAAAAAAAATAGATCCTAATGAAGGTGTTCTTGATTGGGATGATGAAATTGGCAATATCATAGACAAGGACTCTATAGATAGTATTGAACTTCATGAGCCTAGCGATTCAATTTGGAATCCGGCTAACGAGTTAATTAGATACTTAACCACTCTATTTGATACAGACGAATATGTTGGTTTTGTGGTTTCTTCGATAGAAAACGAAAAAGGAAAATTTATTCCTGGGAATCGTGGAAACTTCAGAATGACAGCAGGACAGATTGTTGAAGGGCTTCACTCATGTAACGGTGATATTGGAGCCGTAATTGGAGACTACAATCAAGCAGCAGGTGCATGGATTCGTTTTAATCCATTGAATGGTGAAGGTGTTAGAAATACTGACATAGCATCATTTAAATATGCTCTTGTAGAATCTGACAGTTTGGACATTGGCAAGCAGTTGTCTATTATCCACCAATTAGAATTACCTGTCGCAGCAGTTGTATACAGTGGTTCTAAATCGATACACGCCATTGTAAAAGTTGATGCATCCGACAATAAAGAATATAGAGAAAGAGTCAGCTATCTGTATAAAATATGTGACAAGAACGGGCTTGAAGTTGACAGTCAGAATAAGAATCCATCAAGACTTTCAAGAATGCCTGGATGTGTTCGTGGTGAACATAAGCAGTTTATCATTGAAACTAATACAGGAAAAGAAACGTGGTCAGACTGGGTTGAGTGGGTTGAGTCAATGAATGACGATTTACCTGATGAAGAGAATTTGGCTGATGTATTGTTTAATCTTCCTGATTATGCTGAAGAATTGATTGAAGGCATACTAAGACAAGGACATAAGATGCTTCTTGTCGGTCCTTCTAAATCTGGTAAATCATTCTCTTTAATAGAATTGTGTATTGCTATTGCAGAAGGTACTAAGTGGATGGGCAGACAATGCAAACAAGGAGACGTGCTATATATCAATTTTGAATTAGATAGAGCCTCATGCCTTCACAGATTTAAAGATGTCTATCAAACATTAGGATTAACTCCCAATAATGCAAATAGAATTTTTATATGGAACCTACGAGGGAAAACCCCTGCGTTAGATCAGTTAGTACCAAAGCTAATCAGACGAGCAGAAAAGAAAAAGTATATTGCTGTAGTAGTTGACCCCATTTATAAAGTCATTACTGGCGATGAAAACAGTGCCAGCGAAATGGCTAAGTTCTGTAATCAATTCGATAAGATAGCAGATGCGCTTGGCGCGTCAGTCATATATGCACATCATCACTCAAAAGGTGCACAGGGTGGCAAGAAATCAATGGACCGAGCAAGTGGCTCAGGAGTTTTTGCAAGAGACCCTGATGCACTGCTAGATATGATTGAATTAGATATGAATAAAGAAGTTAAAGAACACTTTATTAATGAAGCAAGAGTCGAAGCAATGCACGCTGTACTTGATAAATATGTTCCTAAATGGAAGACTTATATCTATCAAACTAAGAAAACAGATGATCATGATTTTGAAGCAATGAATGATTACTGTGCTGAAATGCTTGGATTTGAGCAAATGAACGAATTACAGTATTTGACAGATTTAAAAGTTGATGAAGCAAAACATATCACTGCCCTCCAGATATCTGGAACTCTTAGAGAATTCGCTACATTTGACCCTATCAACTGCTTCTTTAAATATCCTGTTCACTTCTTGGATAATGCTAACTTATTAAAAGGGTGCCGTCCTGAAGGTTCAAAGAAAAAGTCTAAGTTCGAAAAGATGAACGAGACTAATAAGAAGAAACAGGATGAAAATATTGAATTATTTTTGAATGCTTTCGAACAGTTAAATCATGATGGACAGGTCACTGTAAAAGAACTTGCTGAAAGCGGATTGATGATGGGAAAGACACACAGTTCAATCGCTCACGCTATACCTAGATGGATTAAAAACGGAAGTCTAGAAGGGTTTGAATATACTAAAGGAATTGTAACAAAAGCGTAG
- a CDS encoding DEAD/DEAH box helicase: MKLRPYQQKAHDAIFTEWEEKGTQRTLLVLPTGCGKTIVFAKVAEDCVKRGDKVLILAHRGELLEQASDKIKKVTGLGCAVEKAEQTCIGNWFRIVTGSVQTLQSDKRLSKFSRDYFDTIIIDEAHHVLSNGYQKVLEYFNSARVLGVTATPDRGDMKNLGSYFQTLAYEYTLPEAIKNGYLVPIKALTIPLTLDLSSVSMSAGDFKASDIGSALDPYLEGIASEMEKYCKNRKTVVFLPLISTSQKFVEILNKHGFKATEVNGNSKDRNEITKDFAENKYNVLCNSMLLTEGWDCPDVDCVIVLRPTKVRSLYSQMVGRGTRLSPQTGKKDLLLLDFLWHSERHELCHPASLICNSDEVARKMTKNLEDSAGVEMDIQEAEEEALKDVQEEREEALAKQLEEMRKRKKKLVDPLQYAMSIQAEDLQNYVPSFGWECAPANEKQLEYLEAHGIESNEVPNAGYASMLIDRLKLRTIEGLATPKQIRFLERKGFRNVGTWKFKDANSMISRISANNWRIPKGVKASTYKPEGVE, from the coding sequence ATGAAATTAAGACCATATCAACAAAAGGCTCATGATGCCATATTCACAGAGTGGGAAGAGAAGGGAACTCAAAGAACCCTTCTCGTTCTTCCCACTGGCTGTGGAAAAACAATAGTGTTCGCAAAAGTGGCTGAGGATTGTGTTAAAAGAGGAGATAAGGTTCTTATTTTAGCACATAGAGGCGAACTGCTAGAACAGGCATCTGACAAAATTAAGAAAGTGACAGGACTTGGCTGTGCAGTCGAAAAAGCTGAACAGACTTGTATTGGCAATTGGTTTCGAATCGTTACTGGAAGTGTTCAAACACTACAGAGCGATAAAAGATTGTCTAAATTTTCAAGAGATTATTTTGACACAATAATTATAGATGAGGCTCATCACGTTTTAAGTAATGGCTACCAGAAAGTACTAGAGTATTTCAACAGTGCGAGAGTTCTTGGAGTAACTGCTACTCCTGACAGGGGAGACATGAAGAATTTAGGCTCTTACTTTCAGACTTTGGCATATGAATATACTTTACCCGAAGCGATTAAAAATGGTTATCTAGTGCCAATCAAAGCACTGACTATACCGCTGACTTTGGATTTATCGAGCGTTTCAATGAGCGCTGGAGATTTCAAAGCAAGCGATATTGGTAGCGCATTAGATCCTTACCTTGAGGGGATTGCCAGTGAAATGGAAAAGTACTGCAAGAATAGAAAAACAGTTGTTTTTCTTCCACTGATTTCAACATCTCAAAAGTTTGTTGAAATTTTAAACAAACATGGTTTCAAAGCCACTGAAGTTAATGGCAATTCAAAAGATAGGAATGAGATCACAAAAGACTTTGCAGAAAATAAATACAATGTCCTTTGCAACTCTATGTTATTAACTGAAGGATGGGATTGTCCTGACGTTGATTGTGTCATTGTATTAAGGCCAACAAAAGTAAGAAGTCTTTATTCTCAGATGGTTGGAAGAGGAACAAGGCTATCACCTCAAACAGGAAAAAAAGATTTACTTTTATTAGATTTTCTTTGGCACAGTGAAAGACATGAATTATGTCATCCAGCCTCACTTATCTGTAATAGTGATGAAGTCGCTAGAAAAATGACTAAGAACCTAGAAGATAGCGCAGGAGTTGAAATGGATATTCAAGAAGCCGAAGAAGAAGCCTTGAAAGATGTCCAAGAAGAACGTGAAGAAGCGCTTGCTAAGCAGCTAGAAGAAATGAGAAAACGCAAGAAGAAACTAGTTGATCCATTGCAGTATGCAATGAGTATACAGGCTGAAGACTTGCAAAATTATGTTCCTTCTTTCGGTTGGGAGTGTGCTCCAGCCAATGAAAAGCAATTAGAATACTTAGAAGCACACGGGATTGAGTCTAATGAAGTTCCTAACGCTGGATATGCTTCGATGCTGATTGACAGATTAAAATTAAGAACTATAGAAGGATTAGCTACTCCAAAACAAATAAGATTTCTCGAAAGAAAAGGATTTAGAAATGTTGGAACTTGGAAGTTCAAAGATGCTAATTCTATGATTTCTAGAATTTCCGCAAATAATTGGAGAATTCCAAAAGGAGTAAAAGCTTCTACTTATAAGCCAGAAGGAGTTGAATAA